One Mycolicibacterium goodii genomic region harbors:
- a CDS encoding response regulator transcription factor, with protein MRIVIAEDSALLRAGIERILADAGHEVIAGVPDATNLLHLVNEHRPDLAILDVRMPPTFTDEGIRAAALLRSQNPESPVLVLSHYVEERYAAELIASDTKGFGYLLKDRVADVPAFLDAVEVVGGGGTVLDPEVVSQILVRSHRRSALDQLTPREHDVLQLMAEGKTNSAIASALHISIGSAEKHIASIFTKLDLAPDESENRRVLAVLRFLET; from the coding sequence ATGCGCATCGTGATCGCAGAGGATTCGGCGTTGCTGCGCGCCGGTATCGAACGGATCCTCGCCGACGCCGGTCACGAGGTGATCGCAGGCGTGCCCGACGCCACGAATCTGCTGCACCTGGTCAACGAACACCGACCGGACCTGGCGATCCTCGACGTGCGGATGCCTCCCACGTTCACCGACGAGGGCATCCGCGCCGCGGCACTGCTGCGCAGCCAGAATCCGGAGTCCCCGGTGCTCGTGCTGTCACACTACGTCGAGGAACGCTATGCGGCGGAACTGATCGCTTCGGACACAAAAGGTTTCGGGTATCTGCTCAAAGACCGGGTGGCCGACGTGCCCGCATTCCTGGACGCGGTCGAGGTGGTGGGCGGCGGCGGTACCGTCCTCGACCCCGAGGTGGTGAGTCAGATCTTGGTCCGTTCCCATCGACGCAGCGCGCTGGATCAACTGACCCCGCGCGAGCACGACGTGCTGCAACTCATGGCCGAGGGCAAGACCAACTCGGCGATCGCATCGGCACTGCACATCTCGATCGGCTCCGCCGAGAAACACATCGCATCGATCTTCACCAAGCTCGACCTGGCCCCCGACGAGAGCGAGAACCGCCGCGTGCTGGCGGTGCTGCGCTTCCTCGAGACCTAG
- a CDS encoding sensor histidine kinase, which produces MAVISATVTRPRNIGVVPAASMVTGAAVALVWFWIPLAILVIGLSSIPSLIGFLLAAVVFVYLMRGVEWVERNRSEAVFALNIGVPPRPRSPYSGFQRWAHQLWLDISSARFWKGVAHHYLRMLYDLLATGIAFGLLAFAFIGPAASMAIRDSDDDAGLVFVSPPIAWLLAVIAVAAAAAILVFAPALDAAIDRWLLSPSPTMALQHRVNALADAREGAVSSAQTERHRIERDLHDSVQPRLVSLAMTIGLAQTKLDSDPSAARELIAEAHDEAKNALVELRNVVRGIAPTILADRGLDAALSSVAQRAQNSGVPTTLDVYLPRRLPDEVESVAYFVVAEALTNVIRHAEANQAVVTVRLDEPGETLHVSVFDDGRGGARIETDANATGLRGLAERVRAAGGSFDVSSPATGPTIVTAVLPCAS; this is translated from the coding sequence ATGGCTGTAATCAGCGCAACCGTGACAAGACCACGCAACATCGGTGTCGTGCCGGCCGCCTCGATGGTCACCGGCGCCGCAGTCGCGCTGGTGTGGTTCTGGATACCGTTGGCCATCTTGGTCATTGGCCTCTCATCCATACCGTCGTTGATCGGTTTCCTGCTCGCGGCAGTGGTGTTCGTCTACCTGATGCGCGGCGTCGAATGGGTCGAGCGCAACCGCAGCGAGGCCGTCTTCGCGCTCAACATCGGGGTGCCGCCCCGTCCGCGTTCGCCCTACAGCGGATTTCAGCGCTGGGCCCACCAGCTGTGGCTGGACATCAGCAGTGCGCGGTTCTGGAAAGGCGTCGCGCACCACTATCTGCGGATGCTCTACGACCTGCTCGCCACCGGAATCGCGTTCGGGTTGCTGGCATTCGCGTTCATCGGTCCGGCCGCGTCGATGGCGATCCGCGACAGCGACGACGATGCGGGACTGGTGTTCGTCTCGCCACCGATCGCATGGCTGCTGGCGGTCATCGCGGTCGCCGCTGCCGCGGCCATCCTGGTGTTCGCTCCCGCGCTCGACGCGGCGATCGACCGGTGGCTGCTGTCGCCGTCGCCCACCATGGCACTGCAGCATCGCGTGAACGCGCTCGCCGATGCCCGCGAGGGCGCGGTGTCGTCGGCCCAGACCGAGCGGCACCGCATCGAACGCGATCTGCACGACAGTGTGCAGCCCCGACTGGTGTCGCTGGCGATGACGATCGGTCTGGCCCAGACGAAACTGGATTCGGATCCGTCGGCGGCCAGGGAGCTGATCGCGGAGGCGCACGACGAGGCCAAGAACGCTCTGGTCGAACTGCGTAACGTGGTGCGTGGCATCGCCCCGACGATACTGGCCGACCGGGGGCTGGACGCGGCGCTGTCGTCGGTCGCGCAGCGCGCGCAGAACTCCGGTGTGCCAACGACTTTGGACGTGTACCTGCCACGCCGGCTGCCCGACGAGGTGGAGTCCGTCGCGTACTTCGTGGTGGCCGAGGCGCTCACCAACGTCATCAGGCACGCCGAGGCCAACCAGGCCGTCGTCACGGTCCGGCTCGACGAGCCGGGTGAGACCCTGCACGTGTCGGTGTTCGACGACGGCAGGGGTGGCGCCAGGATCGAGACGGACGCCAACGCGACCGGCTTGCGCGGGCTCGCCGAACGGGTGCGCGCGGCAGGTGGTTCCTTCGACGTGTCCAGCCCGGCGACCGGGCCGACGATCGTGACGGCGGTGCTGCCATGCGCATCGTGA
- a CDS encoding LLM class flavin-dependent oxidoreductase, translated as MTLPVMEPQLDAATLRAWAHVIDGGPFSSLCWGERIAFDNPDSLTLLGALAAWTDRVRLVTTVIVPQLHDPVLLAKALATGDVLSGGRLTVGLGVGGREEDYRAVGADPSTQTRKGLADAVAVMRRVWAGEKVTESVLPVGPPPVQTGGPPLHIGTIGPKTVRDAAAWADGIAGTTLDLDLGKQAELFEIARTAWAQESKPKPHLATSFWFALGEPEVARAQVHRHLRRYMNWIPAEYVDAMAPTTGWAGTEDDLVELLGKFEDIGTDEIHLIPTSANIDQLRRVAEAVQIYA; from the coding sequence ATGACGCTGCCGGTCATGGAGCCACAGTTGGATGCGGCCACGCTGCGGGCATGGGCCCACGTCATCGACGGCGGCCCGTTCTCGTCGTTGTGCTGGGGAGAACGGATCGCGTTCGACAACCCGGACAGCCTCACCCTGCTGGGTGCGCTGGCGGCCTGGACCGATCGTGTGCGGCTCGTGACCACGGTGATCGTCCCGCAGCTGCACGATCCCGTGCTGCTGGCGAAGGCGCTTGCGACCGGTGATGTGCTGAGCGGCGGCCGGCTGACCGTCGGCCTCGGCGTCGGTGGTCGCGAAGAGGACTACCGGGCGGTCGGCGCGGACCCGTCGACCCAGACCCGCAAGGGGCTGGCGGATGCCGTCGCGGTGATGAGACGCGTATGGGCCGGGGAGAAGGTGACCGAATCGGTGCTGCCGGTCGGACCGCCGCCGGTGCAGACCGGCGGGCCGCCGTTGCACATCGGCACCATCGGCCCCAAGACCGTCCGCGACGCCGCGGCATGGGCCGACGGTATCGCGGGCACCACGCTGGATCTGGACCTCGGCAAGCAGGCCGAGCTGTTCGAGATCGCGAGGACCGCCTGGGCGCAGGAGAGCAAGCCCAAACCGCATCTGGCGACATCGTTCTGGTTCGCGCTCGGCGAGCCCGAGGTGGCCCGTGCCCAGGTCCACCGGCATCTGCGGCGGTACATGAACTGGATTCCGGCCGAGTACGTCGACGCCATGGCACCCACCACCGGTTGGGCGGGCACCGAGGACGATCTGGTCGAGTTGCTCGGCAAGTTCGAGGACATCGGCACCGACGAGATCCACCTGATCCCGACGAGCGCCAACATCGACCAGCTGCGCCGGGTGGCGGAGGCGGTGCAAATCTACGCCTGA
- a CDS encoding TetR family transcriptional regulator, which yields MAAVADELVDAALRAAGDLGRDVADVPVAVIARHAGMSRSTLLRRLGGSRSALDDAVRARGTDPGGAPPVRVRAIDAAAGLIGENGLGAVTLDAIADRAECSVPSLYAIFGTRDGLLREVFEHHSPIRDVEEFLGHDHGDLRDTVRGFYGVLVRALARPPRLAPAIFAEAFARPHSPAVRAVVGHGAPRMFGLLARWLSAEVAAGRVRDLPMLLLVQQLMAPALMHVFTRPAAETLVPVPDIDTVCDVLADTFVRAVAHREGEQP from the coding sequence ATGGCAGCGGTTGCCGACGAACTCGTCGACGCCGCCCTGCGCGCTGCCGGTGACCTCGGCCGCGACGTCGCCGACGTCCCCGTCGCGGTGATCGCCCGTCATGCCGGGATGTCGCGCAGCACGCTGCTGCGGCGCCTCGGTGGCTCCCGGTCGGCCCTCGACGACGCCGTGCGCGCACGCGGTACCGATCCGGGCGGCGCGCCGCCGGTACGGGTGCGCGCGATCGACGCCGCGGCCGGTCTCATCGGCGAGAACGGTTTGGGTGCGGTGACGTTGGACGCGATCGCCGATCGCGCCGAGTGCTCGGTCCCGAGTCTCTACGCCATCTTCGGCACGCGCGACGGCCTCTTGCGCGAGGTCTTCGAACACCACAGCCCGATCCGGGATGTCGAGGAATTCCTCGGGCACGATCACGGGGACCTGCGTGACACCGTGCGGGGGTTCTACGGCGTGCTCGTGCGCGCGCTGGCCCGGCCGCCTCGGCTGGCCCCCGCGATCTTCGCCGAAGCGTTCGCGCGCCCGCACAGCCCCGCAGTGCGGGCCGTGGTCGGGCACGGCGCACCGCGGATGTTCGGCCTGCTCGCGCGATGGCTGTCGGCCGAAGTCGCGGCCGGGCGGGTGCGGGACCTGCCCATGCTGCTGCTGGTTCAGCAGTTGATGGCACCAGCGCTCATGCACGTGTTCACCCGCCCGGCCGCCGAGACCCTGGTGCCGGTGCCGGATATCGACACCGTCTGCGACGTGCTCGCCGATACCTTCGTGCGTGCCGTTGCCCACCGAGAAGGCGAGCAGCCATGA
- a CDS encoding FAD-dependent oxidoreductase: MTEKTTCAIAGGGPAGMVLALLLARAGIEVTVFEKHADFLRDFRGDTVHPATLRLLDELGLFEKFDALPHSRVERARFDLGGREVTVVDFGRLRLPHRYIALVPQWDFLDLLADACKEEPTFTLRMQTEVTGLLREGSAVTGVRYEGPDGPGELRADLTVACDGRTSTVRRAAGLPPREFAVPFDVGWFRLDRIKETAYQLTPRLSPGLALILIPREGYFQAGCFLPKGGEPQLQARGLDTFRAQVAELVPEASVDGLTSWDDVKVLDVRVNRLRRWYRSGLLCIGDAAHAMSPVGGVGINLAIADAVATARILAEPLRTGRLTERDLAAVQKRRYLPAVVIQAVQRLMHRGLVRAVLGRDITPPPEGALRVLGAVLTRFPGLSKIPAYLVGVGPLPEHAPDFARRPR; this comes from the coding sequence ATGACCGAGAAGACCACATGCGCCATCGCAGGCGGTGGCCCCGCAGGCATGGTGCTCGCACTGCTGTTGGCCCGCGCGGGCATCGAGGTCACGGTGTTCGAGAAACACGCCGACTTCCTCCGCGACTTCCGCGGGGACACCGTGCATCCGGCGACCCTGCGCCTGCTCGACGAACTCGGACTGTTCGAGAAGTTCGACGCGCTGCCGCACAGCCGGGTCGAGCGGGCACGGTTCGACCTCGGCGGCCGCGAGGTCACCGTCGTCGACTTCGGGCGGTTGCGCCTGCCGCACCGCTACATCGCGCTGGTTCCCCAGTGGGATTTCCTCGACCTGCTCGCCGACGCGTGCAAGGAGGAGCCGACGTTCACGCTGCGGATGCAGACCGAGGTCACCGGGCTGCTCCGGGAGGGCTCGGCGGTCACCGGCGTGCGTTACGAGGGGCCCGACGGGCCCGGGGAACTGCGTGCCGACCTCACCGTCGCCTGCGACGGACGGACATCGACCGTGCGCCGCGCGGCCGGCTTGCCGCCACGCGAGTTCGCGGTGCCGTTCGATGTGGGCTGGTTCCGCCTCGACCGCATCAAGGAGACCGCATACCAGCTCACGCCGCGGCTCTCACCCGGGCTGGCGCTCATCCTCATCCCGCGTGAGGGCTACTTCCAGGCAGGGTGCTTCCTGCCCAAGGGCGGCGAACCGCAGTTGCAGGCGCGCGGCCTGGACACCTTCCGCGCGCAGGTGGCCGAACTGGTGCCCGAGGCGTCGGTCGACGGCCTGACGTCCTGGGACGACGTCAAGGTGCTCGACGTGCGGGTGAACCGGCTGCGTCGCTGGTACCGCAGCGGGCTGCTGTGCATCGGCGACGCCGCGCACGCGATGTCACCGGTCGGTGGCGTCGGCATCAACCTGGCGATCGCCGATGCGGTGGCGACGGCGCGCATCCTCGCCGAGCCGTTGCGCACCGGACGACTCACCGAACGTGACCTGGCCGCGGTCCAGAAGCGCCGGTACCTGCCCGCCGTCGTCATCCAGGCCGTCCAGCGGCTCATGCACAGGGGTCTGGTGCGGGCGGTGCTCGGGCGTGACATCACGCCGCCGCCGGAGGGCGCACTCAGGGTGCTCGGGGCGGTACTGACCCGGTTCCCCGGCCTGTCGAAGATTCCGGCCTATCTCGTCGGGGTGGGCCCGCTGCCCGAGCACGCGCCGGACTTCGCGCGGCGCCCACGCTGA